A region of the Andrena cerasifolii isolate SP2316 chromosome 15, iyAndCera1_principal, whole genome shotgun sequence genome:
ctttaaattaaaatatttgatgatcgTTAGCctgggggcgccaaatctccaaatccgcccctggctaCAATGATATTCAGGAGTGTATATTTTTAACTAGATTTTTATATTCAACGATCATGCGACTCAATCGTGTCCGCGTCCTAATTTCTCCATGTAACGTGATCGAAATACTCCTGTGCTAACTCGTCTCCCGCGAACACGCTCGTTTAAGTCCGAGGAATTGAGAATGGCGACGGAAGAGGCGCGCCTCGAGACGGAGATGTTAAAAAGGAACGTTTCGAAACGGGTAATAATATACTATAAGAGTGTGTCGTGTCGATGTTTTACGCGTTCGTTGCATGTTTGTGTAAAAGTTTTCATTCGCGACGTTGACCCGGGGCCCCGGAGACGTTGGCGCGCCCCTGGGGAATTGTAAATCGCACGCTCCCTTCGTTTCAAGTGGCTCTTTCTTGTGAAATTGTTAGGAAACACCATTGAAACGAACTGTACGACGTTTTACCTTCTTTTCCAAAGATAAGAACGTAGCCCGAATGATATTTCCAGGTTACAGAACAGCTGTGTTTATATAAGTTGTCTTCCCGAGCGAAACAATTCCACAAGAAAGATCGTTTCTTAAATATCGTTGGCAATGCCGTTGCTTACTGCTGGGATTCTATTCGTTACTCCATCTACCTTCCGTTACACGTACTGAAACCGAAAGCGCGCCAAATTCGAAGGCGCCAGCTGCCGACTCGAAGCGCCACTTAAATTGCTTCCTAATTGTTTTCCCTTTCTTTAAGTGCGCTTCGGGCAGCGGCGGACTTCGAGCGAGGCGCGATTAAAAGACGAAAGAAAGGGAAACGAAAGCAGAATCGCGGCGCTCGATACCTCAAGCTGAAACACGCAGCGTATCGTGATCCCAGTACTTTGTCGTATATCACATAAGCGTTTACGAGAttgtaaatatgtacataatttTCATCGTTATTAAAATTCAATATTATAATACCCCATCTGTCGCTCTCTTTTCCTTTCACCGCGCAAGCATGACGGGAAAACAACGAAAGACAATCACTCACCGAACATCGTGCGATTTCCCGCGCTTAAAGTTGCCAAGACGACCACAGCGTCCCAGAATGGTCCAGAAACACCACGTACAAATTGTGCATACTTTATTTCGCGACGAAAATCGAAACACCAACGCGGACTACACTCGCGACCGACAATTGAATAACACGGCGGTTTAAAAGGAAGTAAACAAAACGCGGAGCACCTTCGTTTCCGAACTCGCAACTACGACGCGTCACGTGACTCTCACTCACTCGCGCCATCTGCAATGGAAATTCGACTGCAAATGGAGATGAAATTAAATGTTTCTCATCCTTCGCGTTTGTACACGTCatcctagtagctagtaaaggatgccgaatgcttaagcatctgCTTAAGaataggttaggttaggtttctTTTTCCCTTTGATATAGTTACATTTATACCCTATACCAAACGTGGCATTTCAAGATAACTTATTTAGCCCAACGAACTTTAGACCCTCTTCAATTTTTCTCTCTCCATTCAAACAGACCCCCTCTCACTCTCTCGCGCATTGTTATAAACGCAGTTATCACGATCCAtacgtacaaaataaaaaacaaaaatatgaaaatataagtGTACCCTATCTTACAGTAGAGCagtgtaacaaaaataaaatatctcACTGACGTTTCAACATCTTAGCGCATTATATCATATAATCTACTTGTATTATATCACATTTCAAATttgcttaagaaaaagtagcgactatgaataccggccataaTGTCGTCTGTTACATTTAATTTCATAAACTGCCAAACCGGCGTCCAGAGACCGTGCCGCCAACTGGTGGCGGAGATCCAATGTtccacgttatttaaatatctaTCAAACGTTCGAACGGCTGTGAATATTTGAATTCGATAAACTGTGTTCGTACGCTGTagaattttttaagtaaaaatagTACGTGGTAACAAGCGTTCATCGATCCTCGATGAATTtatcgttcgtatatatacctTAAGAAATTTTATGTTTATAACCTCAAAACCTCAATTGTCAATATATCTTTAAACAATCTCGCGCTACCTGTAACTTTACTACAACCATACGATTATCCAGATGGAGCCGATGACGCTGGGATCCCCCGTAGGAAGCCCCGTCCAGACGCCCGGGACCCCAGGAGCCTCTGCGTACCTCCCAAGCTTCCTTTTAGGGGACACTACAACGGTAAACTCAGCTCGCACTCCGTCGCGTAACGTTCCGCGTCATCGTCCCCGAATAACATTACCCTCGTTCTTCCAGCCAGCCAAATTGAACCTGACGAACCCGCAAGACACCCCGAAGCAGTTGCACATGGGCCACGGGAGCCTGACGTCCCCGCTGTTGCATTATGGTACCCCGGACTACAGAACCAACCGGCAGAAAGCTGTATTCGGCAGCGCTAACACGCCGAACACGTCGCAGATAGTCACGGAGAGCCACACCGGTGGGCCGCCAACCAGAGGCCTATTCGATAGCCTGGACACTTCGCAAGTGACGTCGCCGTATATATCGGCCGCCAATCAGAGCATCTCGTGCAACCAATCTAGGCTTCTAATGAACTCGATGAACAACTCCGTGTTCACCGATAATTCACTCAGCGGGAATGCAAACGAGTCCCAGGGTCTTCTGCAATGGGTGACCATTTTCGGCTTCCCACCGAGCGACACTAACACCGTCCTCTCTCACATCTCGAGCAGAGTTCGCATAGTGGACAAGCATCCAGCCCCGCATCCGACGAGCAATTGGATACACTTGAAGTGCGCCTCGGAGCAAGAGGCGCAGAGAGCACTGGCGTGCAACGGGAACATTGTTTCTGGGTCTATCATGATCGGAGTAATTCCGTGCACGGACGAGGGCGTGATACTGGGAGCTGATAAAGAGAATCGCTCGAAGCTGAACGGGAACGTGAAGTCGTTCTCGAATTTGGGAAGGATGAATCAGTCCCCCGAGTATAGCACCCCGCGCACGCCGATTAGAATACAGAATGCTAGGCCCTTGGCGGCTGGCTACAACCAGCACCTTAGCCCCCAGTCGGTCAGGTCGCCGGAGAATGTGCCGCAGAAGTCGACGGGGCTGGTTTCGAAAGCGATGGAATATGTGTTCGGATGGTAGCCTTCGGCGGAGGGAATTGTAAATGTTGCTGGTTAATgacaaatattatttaatatgtaaTTCTGCTGATGTCTTTATAAAAATTGGATACAATACAAACGTGAATCATTCGAGAGAGGAATATTTAACGATCCTACAATGTTACTTATCGTATTTTCACTACATCGATAGtatgaaatataaatctttATAAACATCAAATAAGTATCACACGACGTTCCCTCTAAGCTAAATTTCTGATATATTTCTCGTCCTCTACTCtacgccagagttgggcatgAGGCGAATAAAATCAAGTtgttcgagaataacgaataattttgctCTCGAATAACTTCGCTTTAAGGTGCGCATCGACTTTGCGAGGATTGCCCGCGAGGCACGTctcgcggagtggagagtctggagactacctcggCGTGATCActttgtgcaaagtgaaaagGAACGGGGAATCCACTCCACCAGGCGTGCCTCGCGAGGAAGCCTCGCAAAGTCGATACCCTGCTTTAAGgaaggctctcactacgcctcgcctcggttcGGCGAAACTTCGGCTCGCGTCGGCTCggttttccgtacctgaagttatctgggcttcctcggttcatgtgtttggtcagATGCTCAGAAAAACTCTTCCTGTGCAGTCGTCAATTAAGTAGGCTCACACTACGCCTCatctcgcctctcttcctcaaaatattctcgaggaagaatccgcggctcggagtcgcgccgGGGCGAGGCTTAGTGTGAGTCAAATTCTCAAACTACAtgagaaaagcataggaagaatgaaatgagccgaggcgaggcgtagtgagagcctgccTTTATTCgagatcagtggcggatttaacagggcggccgatgagcagttgccacctgggcccctactcagaaggcccccctagggccctgtcttcaaaaaaaaaaattatgattttatccaaacactatattttttttctatacttttctgtacacttacccccttttagtaaactaccttctcattttcccgaaaaagtgggcccctcaaaacgtttgccacctgggcctttttcttaaatccgccactgttcgagataattcgaataatgcccgacTCTGCTCTACGCTATCGTATTAAGTTCCTACACTGTATTTAGCCTTATCATTAAGAAGTTGTAAAAGTACTAGGGCGGTGTTGAACCACGTGTATTGCACAGATATCAATTGAAATGGTCCGTTTCTTAACATACTTAAGAAATATCAGTAAACTTTCGCAAGCTTGCTACAAACTTGTACCTCTGATCGTGCCGTTATACGCTCTGATCTATGCTGTTCATAATTAGCGCGCTCCTCCCTAATTTGACTGTAACGCATGATCGAAATTTTATACACGCTTTCCCGTAGAAAATAAACAATCGTTATCATTCAAATTGGATTATATTAAAACGCTCGAGTCGCTATTCCTCCTCCTATATCCTGTTCACATGTAAAACACTAATTATAGTACAATCACACATTGTTTGCTCAtgctaataaataaattcatatcGTCCCACAGAGCGTCCGGCGAAATTTACTTCGGACTTTCGATGGTAGCACTACCTAAATCAGTCATTTTCGGGTACTTCACTTTCTTCTTATCCAGCTCGTCCTGCACCCACAGTATCATCTTCAGCACGTGATTTAGCCGCGGACTAGTGGGCTCTCTGTGCTCCATTTTCAATATGGCTGCGTTCAGCTCGCTTGCTATCtacagttttgtaaaaaattcagaacGCGACGTACGCATTATTagtaaaccatttttttttttaaacacccgaaaatagtaaaattattaattttcactcgTTAGTTGATTCTGCAAATAGGCAGTTGAAactttggctgtacttccgaaagggacggtggccgatcgagatgaaacttggtaggtattacgaggggtgtggaaaaaccccaaatataaaattttagctttggcaattaatgcgttaaaAAGATACAGGGGTTATTGTGCATAAAAGCCGATTTTTTCGGTACACCTTGCCCATTTTTTTtcatcactttaccacggtcccccctcttaacaatatttctgttgacttaagcatggtagcgaaccgatgtgagtttggggatgctaaaaatgagcctgtagttacaaaatttcaaaaataaaaaataggggcCCGGAAGGGTTCCCGGGTAGGGGGGCCTGCATCAACGTCAAAAAaatttccccccaaaaaaatgaacaataaatttttattaatatttcgaaaactaataaatacccgaagctacaattttagatttagggtccacatccCGTCCCCCTCCCCACTCCAccccccccaaacctcatctcgatcggccaccggtccctttcggaataatatccgaaACTTTAAATGGAAATAATACCGTTGCAATTCCAACTGCTCAGAATCTTTTCCAGCAGACACAAGTTGCTAAAAATCGAACATTTATTAAGGCGCATTTACAAATTCTTCCCaccacaataaaaaaaaaattaggaactGCTGGTCTACCCTTAACAAATTCGCTAAAAATAGACGCTGCATATTTTACGtccataaacatccgcagtctaattAATAGTTACAAAGCCAAACGCCGCTAGATACAGGAATTCGAAGATGAAAGGAGATGCTGACCAACTATTACCTTCTGCCTGTGCGTGGGATGTAGAAGATCGCTGAATGGGCTCTTGTGAGGTTCGTCAAATGCGAGCAGTGCCAGAGTACGCTCCAGTTCGCACAGGATGTTATCGTCAGATTCTCCAGCCTCGCTGAGGCGATCCTGAGCGAACTGGAGCGCCTCCTCGATTCTGCCTGTGCGGATCAGCTCGATGAGATGCAGCTGCTGCAGATGGAAGTACAGGTATCTGTCGTTGTCGAGCAGCTCCGGATGCAGCTGGTTCACGAGGTCGGTGGCCTCCTGAATGCGTCCGTTCTGGATAGCGTCCCTGATACGGATCCTATCGTCCAACGAACTCAACTCCACTGTCGGCTCCACTCCAGACTCCTGCTGGAACTTCTCCGCAGCCTCCTTCAACCCCTCTGCGCGGCGCGAATCGGTGGCACCAGGAACGTTCGAAACAGAAATTCGGGACTAGTACAATACGGATTCCGGGTTAGGAAGCTATCGTATAATGCCGCTGAAGGCGGAGCTGACCTGTGACGAAGTAATTCATGATCAAATTGTTCATCGCGACGCGCTGCGTGTGGGAGTTCTCCTCCAGCTTGGCCACCCACTCATCCTTCGATATATTGTCTTGTTTGTCCGGGAAGCTCATTGTCCTTCGGCAATTAGCATCGATGGTTACGATAAGTAATTATTAACCGAGGAAACAAGGATACAGATTCGATCGGGCGCTACCTTTCAGGAATAGGCTCCTTGGGCCGTTTGACACAACAGCTGATCCCTTATCAGCGCCCGTAAATAAGGCAGCTACGCAGAAAGTCTTAACCACCGTCGAAAACTTCGGCCGATCGGGGTGGAAGCTGAGACTGCTCCGTCGTCGCGAAGGACCAACTTCGAAAGCTGGACTCGGTGAAAGCTGTTCTGGAAACCCGACGAGCTTATTCCCTTAAAAGCTGTGCACAAACCGATCCCTTAAGCATTGACACGAGCGCCGTTTCACGGCGATTTATTCCGTCACAGCCGACTCTAGTACTAGCCGTGCTgaaggtaaaatggcaacaccgcgagAGTGCGCGAGAGTTCGGCTTTGATATACCTAACCCAACCTACCGTATCAGCCTCCCACTACCCACCGGCTACAGTCTCCCTCTACCGACCTTTTGGTTTCCCGTCtatctttcaaatatttatattaatgtaaAACTGAAATCCTCTAATTATCAGAATCAGAGCAATAATGcaggtgttttatttatttatattaaccctACAGATCCTTATTTCTGCGTGTAacacatttatttaatacaatctGAAGCATTTTTGGACATTTTGTCTTACAtgtacaggggcggatttgggattttcggaaagtgtttttttttttgtatcaatttatcatattttttctcatattgctaagttaaaatgaGTATTTTTTCCTTGATAATGCCACGGCATTGGTGTGTACCAAATTGCAAGGGAAATTATGATACTActttaaaagataataattacaattctatATGTTTATTCCCCAAAGATGAGGAATTACCGAAAAAATAAATGGTTGCTATTCCTCGTATAAATTGGACACCGACAAAATATTCTGCCGGTTGTGGATGAttccattaaaatttacatatccAGTTATGGGTCCCATTCTGTTGCTAAAAAGTTAAATTGCAATATATGTATAGATCATTAATTGTGGAGGATAAAGGTAAAACTGCAGGCAATGTATATTTTGATCACTTCCAAAGAGGGGGCCTTTCTGTTCCCACTGAAGAAGTAATAACCTCATTTATTCATATGTATACAATAATGGAAGCCATAATAAATTATGGTAATTTGGAATCTCAActtttgcaatctgaaaatcataaacatattttatgtaAGTTAATATATATTAGTATTCAATCAGATATACATTATTTAGCATTTTCAGATACACGCATTTGTGGTCAAGCTTACCAcagtattttgtttaaattattatcaattttttcaaatattttattaaacgattatgTGAAAACCGTAAATAATAGCCAGTTGGAAATGTGTGCAGACATCACTTCTAAAAAtcgtaaattaaaaactttcaaTAGGAATTTGAGGAAATTTTCCACAATTATAATACTGTCCTCTACCACGATTTTATAATTAACTGCATAATTGTTCCTTTCGATAGCTAATTATGCTAACCTCTTTTCCACGGACACTTAACCTCTTTGGCTTCGTACCaaataattttgtgtatttcaagTCTCTATTAACTGATACATACCTTTATCAATTTTAAATCCTTCAATTTGGTTCAAAGATGGCTTTATCTTGTTTCAcacttatattttcttgaaatctCTGCAAATACTTCAAATATAATGCATCACAACACCAAACTATCCCGAGAGTCCACAAAATATATACTACGTTTATAAATATTAGTATACTACTGTATTACTTCTACTTACTGTAGTTGTGATATTTATGTATtgcttatacataattaataaaaaatacggtatattagtataattttatatcacaaaataaCGTTAATTATAATGCTGAGTACAAAACTCTACTATTCAAAATAGGACTCCCGATCCTCACATGAGCGGTGTTGCCACGTTGTATAGCACGGCTAGTCGGGCTGTGATTCCGTTTATTCACTCGGCTAGCCACCCGCGAGGTGGAGCGGCAGTTTGCGATCATGGCGGACCCGTTGAGCTTGCTGCGCCAatacaatgttaat
Encoded here:
- the LOC143376935 gene encoding nucleoporin NUP35-like; translation: MEPMTLGSPVGSPVQTPGTPGASAYLPSFLLGDTTTPAKLNLTNPQDTPKQLHMGHGSLTSPLLHYGTPDYRTNRQKAVFGSANTPNTSQIVTESHTGGPPTRGLFDSLDTSQVTSPYISAANQSISCNQSRLLMNSMNNSVFTDNSLSGNANESQGLLQWVTIFGFPPSDTNTVLSHISSRVRIVDKHPAPHPTSNWIHLKCASEQEAQRALACNGNIVSGSIMIGVIPCTDEGVILGADKENRSKLNGNVKSFSNLGRMNQSPEYSTPRTPIRIQNARPLAAGYNQHLSPQSVRSPENVPQKSTGLVSKAMEYVFGW
- the Hou gene encoding GID complex subunit 8 homolog protein Houki, encoding MSFPDKQDNISKDEWVAKLEENSHTQRVAMNNLIMNYFVTEGLKEAAEKFQQESGVEPTVELSSLDDRIRIRDAIQNGRIQEATDLVNQLHPELLDNDRYLYFHLQQLHLIELIRTGRIEEALQFAQDRLSEAGESDDNILCELERTLALLAFDEPHKSPFSDLLHPTHRQKIASELNAAILKMEHREPTSPRLNHVLKMILWVQDELDKKKVKYPKMTDLGSATIESPK